One genomic segment of Novisyntrophococcus fermenticellae includes these proteins:
- a CDS encoding IS110 family transposase yields the protein MYAYIGITDTNGLTEYKQARFSSFSKGLKKLAEWLAKYSCTEVCMESSGKYWIPVFNILEKTCFVTLAHPKYTKPQKGNKTDVKDAKWICDLFMCDMIKPSFIPSPEIRQLCDLIRYLFKLTNMLTGEKNRAQNCLTISNLKLDDVFSDVFGNSSRSITNYMLDHPCERFDVAPFVDGRCKTPVEEIQAAGCYLKPLLVQIANALLKSKKHPDLKERYHRIKTRRGHKKAIIAVCKMLLTAIWNVLSKLESYNPEGFLEHRPVNEAKILTKSQALELFRKRGYTIIDDSVVNS from the coding sequence ATCTATGCCTACATCGGAATTACCGATACAAATGGACTTACTGAGTACAAACAGGCTCGCTTTTCTTCCTTTTCTAAAGGTCTAAAAAAATTAGCTGAATGGCTTGCTAAATACTCCTGTACTGAAGTTTGTATGGAATCTTCTGGCAAGTATTGGATTCCTGTATTCAACATCCTTGAGAAAACCTGTTTTGTTACCCTTGCACATCCTAAATATACAAAGCCTCAAAAAGGAAACAAAACCGATGTAAAGGATGCCAAATGGATCTGTGATCTTTTTATGTGCGATATGATCAAACCAAGTTTCATTCCTTCCCCTGAAATCCGTCAGCTGTGTGACCTGATACGTTACCTCTTTAAGTTGACAAATATGCTGACCGGCGAAAAGAATCGTGCCCAGAACTGTCTTACTATCTCAAACCTGAAGCTTGATGATGTTTTCAGCGATGTATTTGGTAATTCTTCCAGATCTATCACCAACTACATGCTCGACCATCCGTGTGAACGCTTTGACGTTGCTCCTTTTGTCGATGGACGCTGCAAAACTCCAGTTGAAGAAATACAGGCAGCTGGTTGTTATTTGAAACCTCTTCTTGTTCAGATTGCCAATGCATTACTGAAATCCAAAAAGCATCCTGATTTAAAAGAGAGGTATCATAGAATCAAAACCCGCAGAGGACATAAAAAAGCTATCATTGCTGTCTGTAAGATGCTCCTGACCGCTATCTGGAATGTCTTAAGTAAGCTAGAGTCTTATAATCCGGAAGGATTTTTAGAACATCGTCCCGTCAATGAAGCTAAGATTTTGACAAAGTCACAGGCTCTAGAACTTTTTAGAAAAAGAGGATACACAATTATTGATGATTCGGTTGTGAACTCCTGA
- a CDS encoding DUF5050 domain-containing protein → MKKKRDEINSHEFNVKEYDLNENDVNESDTDEENHTFIQDLEKRKWPKRVVIGLVIFFAAFGILSLSDKEGKDKDKSQITLASINTLIGGGNFYSGKDRVLIQPTADCKGMQMTNKGDTQTFSNSLCSYVNVQDDVAYYRKDSDRGIYKMTLGDGKETPFYTGNAGEIFQYKNYVYFIDLNHNSNLMRLRKDEDTEPEIIVKDPVEKFAIYGNECFYLTENNDLSHVELKKGQTPISFPDKYNEFFFYENEKIIVARSGNRIISFKINGKNPQLLYESKKGNIKLAGAGKDKCYILKSGKLKGIPIDKDSKEETFKVDAGKLITSICETENGTKGIVYKEDGMNVNMQVVDIQ, encoded by the coding sequence ATGAAAAAGAAGAGGGATGAAATTAACTCTCACGAGTTTAATGTTAAAGAATATGACTTAAATGAAAATGACGTTAATGAGAGTGACACAGATGAGGAAAATCATACTTTTATTCAAGACCTAGAAAAGAGAAAATGGCCGAAAAGAGTGGTGATTGGTCTTGTTATCTTTTTTGCTGCCTTTGGTATACTAAGCTTATCTGATAAGGAGGGCAAGGACAAAGATAAAAGTCAGATAACTCTTGCAAGTATCAATACTTTGATTGGGGGAGGAAATTTTTATTCTGGAAAAGATAGAGTATTGATTCAGCCAACTGCAGATTGTAAGGGCATGCAAATGACAAATAAAGGAGATACGCAGACCTTTTCAAACAGCTTATGTTCATATGTCAATGTGCAGGATGATGTTGCCTATTATCGCAAAGATTCGGATCGTGGGATTTATAAAATGACCCTGGGTGATGGAAAAGAGACTCCCTTTTATACCGGGAATGCAGGCGAGATTTTCCAGTACAAAAATTATGTCTACTTTATTGATCTAAACCATAACAGCAATCTGATGAGATTAAGGAAAGATGAGGATACAGAACCTGAAATTATAGTAAAAGATCCAGTTGAGAAATTTGCCATCTATGGAAACGAATGCTTTTATCTGACAGAAAACAATGACTTAAGCCATGTGGAACTAAAAAAAGGACAAACGCCCATAAGCTTTCCAGATAAATATAATGAATTCTTTTTTTATGAAAACGAAAAAATCATAGTGGCCCGAAGTGGCAATCGTATCATTAGCTTTAAAATAAACGGTAAAAATCCCCAACTTCTGTATGAATCCAAGAAAGGAAATATTAAATTAGCTGGCGCTGGAAAAGACAAATGCTATATTCTTAAATCAGGAAAGCTGAAAGGCATTCCCATAGATAAAGATAGTAAAGAAGAAACATTTAAGGTTGATGCAGGAAAATTAATCACATCTATCTGTGAAACAGAAAATGGAACAAAGGGTATTGTCTATAAAGAAGACGGTATGAATGTTAATATGCAGGTGGTTGATATTCAATAG
- a CDS encoding LacI family DNA-binding transcriptional regulator: MRVNKGVSIVDVAKEANVSPATVSRVVNGINKVKPEVKERILETIDTLGYTPNHAARSLVKKETGCIGIIVNNLHDPFFHDLIRGFEIGAQNTNYAVMFCSVQGGDVKSKEMYIRLLTNGFVDAVILYGSYLNDTRVIEYLKETKHIEYLMIENDMEELECNKLLIDNYGGAGKAVEYLLSKGHKRIAHICGNPNKKVTQERLNGYIDTMNKNKLAVRSQYIQCTSTDYKSGYDCMKVLLGLAEPPTAVFCSDDAIASYAVRAALEQGVRIPEDVSIMGFDNQTILPDSYKGPDISSVGQPLYQIGMDSIKLICERLNSKEPQALIRKTYETEIFEKETVMFMEG; encoded by the coding sequence ATGAGAGTAAATAAAGGTGTCAGTATTGTCGATGTGGCGAAGGAGGCGAATGTATCGCCAGCTACGGTTTCGCGTGTCGTTAATGGAATAAATAAAGTGAAGCCGGAAGTAAAGGAGCGAATTCTGGAGACGATTGACACATTGGGTTATACACCGAATCATGCCGCCAGATCGCTTGTGAAGAAGGAGACTGGATGTATTGGTATCATTGTAAACAATCTGCATGATCCGTTTTTCCATGACCTGATCAGAGGTTTTGAGATCGGTGCACAGAATACGAATTATGCGGTGATGTTTTGCAGTGTTCAGGGGGGAGATGTGAAGAGTAAAGAGATGTATATCCGGTTATTGACGAATGGATTTGTCGATGCGGTAATCTTATACGGTTCCTATTTGAACGACACAAGAGTGATTGAGTATCTAAAAGAAACAAAGCATATAGAATATCTGATGATTGAAAATGATATGGAAGAATTGGAGTGTAACAAGCTATTGATTGACAACTATGGCGGTGCCGGAAAGGCAGTTGAATATTTACTTTCCAAAGGCCATAAAAGAATCGCCCATATCTGTGGCAATCCAAATAAGAAGGTGACGCAGGAGCGTTTGAATGGATACATAGATACTATGAATAAAAATAAATTGGCAGTTCGCAGCCAATATATTCAATGTACTTCGACAGACTATAAGAGCGGTTATGATTGTATGAAAGTGCTGTTAGGATTGGCGGAGCCTCCGACGGCGGTGTTTTGCTCAGATGATGCGATTGCTAGCTATGCGGTGCGTGCAGCGCTGGAACAGGGAGTCAGGATTCCGGAAGATGTATCCATCATGGGTTTTGATAATCAGACGATTTTACCGGACTCTTATAAAGGACCAGATATTTCATCGGTAGGTCAGCCGCTTTATCAGATTGGGATGGACAGCATTAAGCTGATCTGTGAGCGATTAAATAGTAAAGAGCCTCAAGCGTTAATCAGAAAGACATATGAGACAGAGATTTTTGAGAAAGAAACAGTTATGTTTATGGAGGGATAG
- a CDS encoding SDR family NAD(P)-dependent oxidoreductase, with product MDYSNLLSGKKVFISTAARGIGKAIAVLFAKQGATIAFGGRQAGMVKDTLEELSGIAPDSRGYVVDLGKIEEVKGTVQKVLGDFGGIDILVNTVGVNVHGNMHECEEAVIDRLFLTNYYSGVVCAKAFLPHMLAVQKGNIINISSIHGCQTMPGFGVYAGTKGAVNATARAMALDYADQGIRVNNIAPGLIMSDNMLDEISTYQDPQERKEFVEMLRHMQPLSPGTMDDIANAALFLASDMSAYITGQTIMVDGGASIKAH from the coding sequence ATGGATTATTCAAATCTGCTTTCAGGAAAGAAGGTTTTTATCTCCACTGCAGCACGGGGAATCGGTAAGGCCATTGCGGTATTATTCGCAAAGCAGGGAGCGACCATCGCCTTTGGCGGCAGGCAGGCTGGTATGGTGAAGGACACGCTTGAAGAGCTTAGTGGTATTGCACCGGATTCACGTGGTTATGTGGTGGATCTGGGGAAGATTGAAGAAGTGAAAGGAACTGTTCAGAAGGTATTGGGGGATTTTGGCGGCATTGATATATTGGTAAATACTGTGGGAGTGAATGTCCATGGCAATATGCATGAATGCGAAGAAGCGGTCATCGACAGATTATTTTTGACCAATTATTATAGCGGGGTGGTTTGTGCAAAGGCCTTTCTGCCTCACATGTTAGCGGTACAGAAGGGAAATATCATTAATATTTCGTCTATTCATGGATGTCAGACGATGCCGGGTTTTGGGGTCTATGCCGGTACCAAAGGAGCCGTTAATGCAACTGCCAGAGCCATGGCACTTGACTATGCGGATCAGGGGATACGGGTGAATAACATTGCACCAGGACTGATTATGAGCGACAATATGCTGGATGAAATAAGTACCTATCAAGATCCGCAAGAGCGAAAAGAATTTGTGGAAATGCTGAGGCATATGCAGCCGCTATCACCTGGAACAATGGATGACATTGCTAACGCGGCTCTGTTCCTTGCCAGTGATATGTCAGCTTATATTACAGGCCAGACAATTATGGTAGATGGTGGGGCAAGCATTAAGGCACATTAG
- a CDS encoding aminotransferase class V-fold PLP-dependent enzyme, protein MSLFEELGISPFINAHDTYTIYGGSRASAEVLEAMREGAKHFVDLEMLQRKLGQVIAQKTNNEGAYITNGAAGALLLSACVCMVKGKQYEYSRLPATAGIKNEIIIMRAQRNAYDTAIKASGAAIIEIGDADETLDYELEGSINDQTAAVFYFASSLYERGSLSLDETIRIAHKYGVPVVVDAAAQLPPVTNLWKYTQKGADLVIFSGGKTLCGPQDSGLILGKRNFIEDCFRFGPPHHGLCRFLKTSRESMLGLYVALTRYLETDHEQNYKDMLKRNQVIEGQLKDSDKVKKMEMVHQGPVGQEYPRLFIYLNEDTKAEDMKKSMYQKNIYIGIEPGLNALYISPLNLTDKEAHVVAQALVESIYNF, encoded by the coding sequence ATGAGTTTATTTGAAGAGTTGGGGATTTCCCCTTTTATAAATGCCCATGATACATATACGATATATGGCGGCAGCCGGGCATCAGCGGAAGTGCTTGAGGCTATGCGCGAAGGAGCGAAGCATTTCGTAGATCTGGAAATGCTGCAGAGGAAGCTGGGGCAGGTGATTGCCCAAAAGACCAATAATGAAGGGGCTTATATTACCAATGGGGCTGCTGGTGCCTTGCTCTTAAGTGCTTGTGTCTGCATGGTCAAGGGAAAGCAATATGAGTATTCACGATTACCAGCTACGGCTGGTATCAAGAATGAAATCATTATTATGAGGGCGCAAAGAAATGCCTATGATACAGCCATTAAAGCCAGTGGTGCTGCTATCATTGAAATAGGTGACGCTGATGAGACTTTGGATTATGAGCTGGAAGGCAGTATCAATGATCAAACAGCGGCAGTCTTCTATTTTGCATCCAGTCTATATGAACGAGGATCGCTTTCGTTGGATGAGACAATCAGAATTGCCCATAAATACGGAGTGCCGGTAGTGGTGGATGCAGCAGCACAGCTGCCACCTGTGACGAACCTTTGGAAGTATACGCAAAAAGGTGCTGATTTGGTAATCTTCAGTGGCGGAAAGACGCTGTGTGGACCACAGGATAGCGGATTGATATTGGGAAAGCGAAACTTCATTGAGGATTGTTTCCGTTTTGGGCCGCCCCATCATGGACTCTGCCGGTTTTTAAAGACTTCAAGAGAAAGTATGTTGGGACTTTATGTGGCTTTGACCAGATATCTGGAGACAGACCATGAACAAAATTATAAGGATATGCTTAAGAGAAATCAGGTGATAGAGGGGCAGCTCAAAGATTCTGATAAGGTAAAGAAGATGGAAATGGTTCACCAGGGACCGGTGGGGCAGGAGTATCCCCGGCTATTTATCTATCTGAATGAGGATACAAAGGCAGAAGATATGAAGAAAAGTATGTATCAAAAGAATATTTATATCGGGATTGAACCGGGATTAAATGCCTTATATATAAGCCCCCTTAATCTGACAGATAAAGAGGCTCATGTGGTAGCCCAGGCATTGGTTGAAAGCATATATAATTTTTAA